Proteins encoded together in one Hevea brasiliensis isolate MT/VB/25A 57/8 chromosome 16, ASM3005281v1, whole genome shotgun sequence window:
- the LOC110666359 gene encoding uncharacterized protein LOC110666359 produces the protein MGVKVATACFQWSQPIITHSSSSSQTLASTISSPSSKKRCCSDGTAAAGLMCRYVHRLDRFALLDTSSTKLRKSWSCEHRKSRARTVKTACSASLDAFFDEEFSKKIQELALRFQLSDDNGDYVSSEVDLGSETVSDSRDTHGVSSSESYNSITQESSSLQNQRQFPLDSVEPPWPEIQQEPPDWSERDDIIPASIERKANSTNLPLSLRMIKRKMQWQEGFREVGESAYCSVKRAFSSMVFIIRELHSYFLQMRELLFTEDLQGIIVRVQKELHGSFVWLFQQVFSHTPTLMVYVMILLANFTVYSMGSNVAIAAAPPPVSYAATTESVSVVEIQDQNRQKFDSSSLKTFSISSSGGKSTLIGGNNGDGGKVRPVASGTDGDGLFDRSDQFRTFVPDGASQLTSLRTTEEAESVSGQGTREEECTWNSIVDEASKMQVLDHETTQRFVSPIKANVEPDDYSDYFRTELLYQTRLSQDPNNPLLLANYAQFLYVVAHDYNRAEDYFKRAVRAEPVDAEAFSKYASFLWRVRKDLCAAEETFLEAINADPTNSYYAANYAHFLWNTGAEDTCFPLCSQDNPQEL, from the exons ATGGGCGTGAAAGTAGCTACGGCCTGTTTTCAATGGTCGCAGCCAATTATAACTCATTCTTCTTCGTCCTCTCAAACCCTAGCCTCTACAATCTCATCTCCTTCCTCAAAAAAACGGTGCTGTTCAGATGGAACTGCAGCTGCAGGTCTCATGTGTCGATATGTACACAGGCTTGACAGGTTCGCTCTGCTTGACACTTCATCAACAAAACTCCGCAAGTCATGGTCTTGTGAACATCGAAAATCGAGAGCTCGCACTGTAAAAACAGCTTGCAGTGCAAGCTTAGATGCCTTCTTCGACGAAGAATTTTCCAAGAAAATCCAAGAGCTGGCACTCAGATTCCAACTCTCAGATGACAATGGCGACTATGTCAGTAGCGAAGTGGATTTGGGATCGGAGACGGTCTCTGATTCCAGAGATACTCATGGCGTGAGTAGCTCAGAGAGTTATAACAGTATCACTCAAGAATCTTCAAGTTTACAGAATCAGAGACAATTCCCTCTGGATTCTGTAGAACCTCCGTGGCCAGAAATTCAACAAGAGCCACCGGATTGGTCTGAGAGGGATGATATTATTCCAGCCAGTATCGAACGGAAAGCGAACAGCACtaacctccctctttcgcttcgaATGATAAAGAGAAAGATGCAATGGCAAGAGGGATTCAGGGAAGTAGGGGAATCTGCTTACTGTTCAGTGAAAAGGGCTTTTTCTTCTATGGTGTTTATAATTCGAGAACTACATAGCTATTTTTTGCAAATGAGAGAGCTTCTGTTCACTGAAGATTTGCAGGGGATTATTGTTCGAGTACAGAAAGAATTGCATGGTTCCTTCGTTTGGTTATTTCAACAAGTGTTCTCACACACACCGACTCTAATGGTGTATGTGATGATTCTGCTTGCTAATTTCACAGTATATTCTATGGGCAGTAACGTCGCAATTGCAGCCGCGCCGCCACCTGTGTCTTATGCAGCCACCACTGAAAGTGTTTCAGTGGTTGAAATTCAAGACCAAAACAGACAAAAGTTTGATTCTTCCTCATTAAAAACGTTTTCAATATCTTCCTCAGGTGGCAAATCGACTTTGATCGGCGGTAACAATGGCGATGGTGGTAAGGTCAGGCCGGTTGCCAGTGGAACTGATGGTGACGGTCTGTTCGACCGGTCGGACCAATTTAGAACATTTGTCCCTGATGGTGCTTCGCAATTGACCTCTCTAAGGACTACAGAGGAAGCAGAGTCAGTATCAGGGCAAGGAACGAGAGAAGAGGAGTGTACATGGAATTCAATTGTAGACGAAGCCTCAAAAATGCAGGTTCTTGATCATGAGACCACGCAGAGATTTGTTTCACCCATAAAAGCAAATGTTGAGCCGGATGATTATTCAGATTATTTTAGAACAGAGCTACTGTATCAAACGAGATTGTCCCAAGACCCTAATAATCCTCTTCTTCTAGCCAATTATGCTCAATTCCTCTACGTCGTCGCTCATGATTACAACAG AGCAGAAGATTACTTCAAGAGAGCAGTAAGAGCAGAGCCAGTAGATGCGGAGGCGTTCAGCAAATATGCAAGC